AAGGTTTTatgtattcctctctctccccagcctgcatgtctgtgtgtgaggcAGGATAAACTGAAGCCACTCAGAGATCCCTATGCAAGTTGCAAGGAGTCACACTCAAGCCAAAgaagatatacagtgcatttgggacatattcagacctcttgacttgttccatattttgttacgttacagccttattctgaagtggattaaattaattgttttcctcatcaatcgacacaataccccataatgactaaatgCAGAAAGGTTTTAACATTTGTTCAAATTTATAAcaactttgctatgagacttgaaattgagctcaggtgtatcatAGTTTCCATTCATctttgagctgtttctacaacttgattggaatgcacacacctgtctatgtaaaaggtcccacagttggcagtggatgtcagagcaaaaaaaaacaagcaatgaggtcgaaggaattgtccgtagagctccgagacgcagatctggggaagggtacttcATTTCTGCAGCTTTGGAGGTTCCCAAGACCAAAGTGGCCGCCGTCATTCTTAATGGAACAAtattggaaccaacaagactcttcctagagctggccgcccagccaaacagagaaaatgggggagaagggccttggtcagggaggtgaccaagaacccaatggtcactgacaaagcttcagagttcctctgtggagatgggagaaccatccctgcagcacaccaccaatcaggcctttatggaagtggccagacggaagccatccGGTTAAAGGCacgtgacagcccgcttggagcttGCCAAAAGGACTCGAAACAAGATTCTCTCATCTGATGGAATTCTTTGACCGGAATACCAAGCATCAcaactggaggaaacctgtcaccatccctacggtgaagcatcatgctgtggatgtttctTAGCGgcggggactgggagacaagtcaggatcgagggaaagctgaacggagcaaagtacagcgagagatccttgatgataaACTGCCCCAGCGCATTTAGGACCTCCGACTGGAggtaaggttcaccttccaacagtactaagcacacagccaagaacaCAGCTCCTCCAACTCTTACCCCCCCCCGAGGAAGACTGAAGAATCGGGccaatctctggagagacctgtgcagcgacactccccatccattctgacagagcttgagggtgtgcctagcttgtagcgtcacaccctaGAAGACTCggggctgtaatcactgccaaagtactgagtaagCGGTTTGAATACTTAATGATCAAAAACAAGTTTGGATTTTGTGTGATTATGGGGTGTTGAGGTGAGACAATTTAATCAATGTCTGAATACACATTCAAGAGTTAAGCCAAAGATGGATTGTGTGGTTAATTGAAATGAGCCCACTGAATATAAAATTTAGGTGAGAAATTGTACCGATACcagtttatttttactattttctacaatgtagaagacAATACATGGAATCgtaaagtagcaaccctttgcatGCTGAGCACTCCAcggtccaaaccatctcaaaatTGGGTTGCGGTCAACTGGTCACCCGACCTCAATCCAGAACCACACAACATTAACACCTTTACATGAGACTGAAGGGAGTAGACAGGTTAAATGATTTAAGCTGTGCCATTGAGGGTCAATGGGAAAGACGATTTAAGGGtatttgaacagggtatggtagtagttgccaggcacaccggtttgtcaagaactgcaacactgctgggtttcacTTGTATGAAGAATGGTCCAACATCCTTCTAGAACACTTGACACCTTGTTGAGTCTgtggggggggtgcaactcaaggTTAGGTATACTCAGCATATTAAGGCGTGAGCCAACGGAAGTGTAGACCCTAGAGGTAGAATCAAGTGTAGGGATTAATTTGGGACAGGGTGTTCTGCCGCATTCAAAACTGAGCTCTCCAATTTCAAGATAAATCCCCCCGGTTAAGTCAAACTCAGAATTAAGTCTAGAACAAACTTTCCTACCTGAAGAGCAACATGTTTGGTAGATTACGGTGATAAACCAATTACATAGTGGTAGTAATCAACATGTACGAAACTATGACAAGGACACACGACCATTTCTTCCAAACGATTTAATTAAAGCACAGACAACAAGTACAGGACAAAACAGACTTAGTTTAATACTAAGTACTGAACAGGTAGAGAGACACCTAAAAATGATTGACAGAACCTTTGACCAAACAGGACATTTGGATGAGCAGCAGCACCTGAAACAGACCAAAGGAATGGTTTAACAAAATTCCCATCATACAGTTGAGCTGCTCGAGAACACAGCCAGTGTCACTTGTCTTGTGGGGAGTGACATTTTGCTTCTTTAAAAAGTCCAATCtttacagtcccaaaatgtttggGAGTTTAGTGGActaatgaaaacaatgtactgaacaGTGAAATTGTTAATGAGTTACTTCATATAGGGAAatcaatttaaataaaataaccctaatttatgaatttcacatgactgggtagggggcgcagccatgggttgGTCTAAGGCATAGGCCCAGGCAAGCCCAGCCAATTAGTATATGTCCCCACACAAAAGGCCTTATAAcagacagtttcatcagctgtctgatctcagacaatcctgcaggtgaagaagctggatgtggaggtcctaggctggCGTGATTAAACATAGTCTGCATTGGAGGCCATTTTGGCATACTGAAATTCTCCAAAATGGGATTAAGTGACTTCAGGTAGAGAAGTTAAATtctggcaacatctctggtgACATTCTTGCAGTCTGCATACCAATTGCACATTCCCTTAACTTGaagcatctgtggcattgtgttatgtgacagAGCTGCACATTTTAGTTACCTTGtcattgtccccaacacaaggtgcacctgtgtaatgatcatgctgttcaatcagcttcttgatgtaccacacctgtcaggttgatggattatcttggcaaaggataaactCACTAAAAGGGCCGTAAAATAAGGGCAGCTTTGTacctatggaacatttctgggatcttttatttccgcTCACAACCTGAGACActttgttgcgtttatattttatagatgccatttagcagacactttatcCAAAGTGACAGTCACACGTGCAAACATTTGACACAGGTGGTCCTAGGAATGGAATCCAGTCCATGGTACTTGCAACACCAGCTCTACAAACAGAGGCCCACTCAGAGATTACCATTACACCCTGAGGCAGTCACCAGGTAGCCACTTACCTGGGATTACTTTCCCCTGccttttcctctcccctttccctgaaAAGCATAGGAACCACAATTTTATAACCAGGCCAGTTGTGATTCTAACAGGAAAGACTacgtgcactatttagggaacagggtaccatttgggacaaaggGTGAGTCTCAGATTGAACAGGAACGTAAATATTAAAAGGCAGAGTAAATATTAAAGTACCTTTTGGGGAAGGTTCTCATCGTCTGACACAGGTCTGGAAGGGGAGAGTATCAATTATGGCCTTGGCAACCAGATGCAACAATTACATTTGTGCAAAGCACTTCCAGGAAATGATTTGATAAATGCGTCAGGGAAGCATTGATTAACACGACTTACTCATCTGCCGCCTCTGGCTTCTTTTTCTGGAGACGGGGGAACAAcattagcctgatcccagatcagtttgtgcatACCATCTCGTTGTCAAGCCAAGTTTGAGTAAGAACACATGCTACAAGTAGGTGCCGTGCCAAGTGAAAATGGTAACCTAATCattacaaaaaacaacaaaaagttAGAATTTGATACCAAACAGATACCTTGCCTGCAGAGTCTCCACTCTTGGCTAGTGCCTTCTTCGGCTTCACAGGAGACTCCTCAAtgtcttcctcctcatcctccatctcCTCATCACCACTCTCGATGCCTGAGAAGTCATCCTCCACTGGAAAGAAACAAGTTACACAGATGACAGCTGCCAGTCTGAAAGCCCTGTAGTCGATGGATGTCCAAGCCGCCTCTAGAGTCACCCCCTTGGCTAAACCATTTAGTCACCCGATTCCACAGTAATAAACAAGCTACTCCGCAAGACCTTGACAAGCTGAACCCCGAAGTCATTAAGCCCTTCATTTTCACACCCATCAACCCCCTCATCTAGGGCATCCCTGGTCCCCCTACTCACGGGCAATGTGTTCCCCACAGATGTACACAGGGCCAGCACCACTCTTCAGCCTGAAGGTGACAGGAGGGTGGAGTTCAAGCCCAGAGAGATTGACCTGGAGATATGAATACAGACGATAAGTGTTCTCATTCAAACTCAGAGCCTAGCATCCCAGCTAGGATAGGCCTGTAACCCCTGGTGATTACTCCCACTATAAGATATAACTTCACCTTGTAGTCTAGGTCATTAAGAAGTAGTTCAATTTCACAATAGAAATCCAGGTtgatcaattaaaaaaaaaaaaaataactgcAATGCAATAGATTTAAGCCTACAAATTAAAAATTGGGACTACATCTTACCATGGGCATGCCGCTGGCATGCAGGGTCGCCACAGTTATACCTTTACCGTTATCCGGTTCTCCAGTAAGCAACTCCACAATGTTGAACTCTGCTTTGGCGCCTGCGCCCAGACACATCTGCCAGGGACAAGTCAGTCATTTGCAAATGTGCCACTATTGATTTTAAAGTGCGTTCTAGGTTGCATTGATCGCAGTCGTGCTGCCCGTAGTTACATATCAAGTGCATTTCAGACATGCTCAGCTGGGCTGCTACACACGACCTGAAACCTAAAGTCAGTTCATGTTTGTACAGCACTTGGattgtaaaatgtaatgttccaAGATGAGTAATGACTTACGGTTCTCAGGACGAGTTGATGTTGGtagtttgtgtcatccgttttgaACGTTTCCTCCATCTTTGACTCACTGAGTTCACAACCTACAAAAACAGAATTTTAAAAAGCCTAACCGATTCCGTCCAACTGCTACATTTAATGGGCACACTAGGAACACACATTTCTAGCTAAATACCTACCCCACAACATCGACAGTGGTTTTTCCTGTTTGTGCATTTTTACAAACTTGGAAAACTTTACCTGGGAAAAACAAAACACTCGTGAGTCACGCACACGGAGACCTAACACATTAAAATGTGCAGAAGTTTGTCAAAGCCTATATTTATTTAGCGGACCTAACGACGTCTCTGGTGGTTATCAGAAACGTCCTTCACCATTGAGCGGAGTTCAGCCATCTAATAATTTCGCAATCAAAGCCTCAATCATAACGTCGCATGAACATGCTTACCGAAGGCGCTGCACGTCAGACTGGTCCCTGGACagatggagaacgagagaaaTGCATCTTCGGAAACTGTCGATTATAAAGATGACGAGAAGACAGGTGACGCTAATAAAGCATTTAAGCGCCAAAGCTAATTGGTCAGTTAACCGGGGCGACGCACCCTAGAACAGAGGCACTGTTCGAATCCCAATCCACCTGTCTAGCCTCTACCGAGAGAGCACATAAACTAAGAGAGCACATAAACTAAGGAACACTCTTGCTTGAAGGCACCCTCTCCATTCTTTTGTGTGAGGTTGCTCATCGGGTGCCCAGTGGAGCGGTCTCGGGCTAAGACTGCATGGAGTGGAGAGCATGTTCTCGAAAACGGCAAtggaaagtttaaaaaaaaacatatttaaaaaacaagGCATCCGAGTGATAGCGATGTGAAGTCTGAACGAGTATGATGAAGATGATGCCAgcaatggagggaggaagagggaggggagtacTGGATGGACTGCTGTTGATAAACTAGAGTTGAAGTTAGGAAGAAGACTTCTAGTGAGCCTGCTGCTCAGCGCGATCCTTCATCTCGTGGACCTGTAAATAGcttgaggatgatgatgaggagagTAACCCCGCCGAAACAAGAAGGGGATAAGGAGAGTGAAGAAAACAGATGATGAGTTTGAATCCCGATGAAGCTAGCAACGGTGAGGGAGACCGGTAATGTCGATGAGCTGTACTCCAGACCGAGTGCTGGAGGTGATATGGAAGACAATGATGATGAATTACCTAAGGTGGCAGGTGTGGTGTTGAGCTTGGAGCCCGAGCCTTGCACCAATGGTCATTCATCTGGTCTGGTAGGAGTGAGGTTTTTGGATAAAGTGGACCCTTCCTTTTGGCTGACCCATATCTGGTTTCAGGTTGAGGGGGGAAAAAAGGGAGTACTGTTGAATCGGCGAAGGTAACCCGAAGtggatttttttttgtgtttcttccacGGAGCGGGAGCGGCGCCCCGCGCCATGTGAATGGGGACAAGACCTGTTTCTTTCTTTGCTCTCAAGAACAGGGTGCCATTGAAAGGAATGATTACTGGGGTAGCGGTAAGGGTGGAGGTGGATCAACTGAAGTTGAAGATTCCCAGTGTCTTTGACGGTCACCGTTTGGTGCGACGCAGACCTGGTGGCGAACGTGGCGAAACAGAAAAgtcactgtctgtcctgttgAGTTTTGATGTTAAGCCGTTGCCCAACAAAGTCACGTTAGGATGTATCAGTTATCCCATCAGAGCTTGAGTGCCGAATCCACTACGGTGTTTCAGGTGCCAAGTTTATagtcatgttgcagcagtgtgtcGGAGGGAGAATCCAatatgtgagaagtgtgcaggagggcatgggaCAAGGAAGTGTGCAGTATCAGTGAAACAAGTGGTAGGTGTTAACTGTGGGGGTGCCCGTGTTGCTGGGGATCAGACGTGTCCGGTGCGAGAGAAGCGGGAAGAGGTTGCCAGGGTCAGAGTTGTACAGCAGGTGTAGCGTGCTGAGGCGGTGAAGAAGGTAGAGGAAATGGGTCACGGGTGAGGGATCCTAAGAGGCTCCCGGTGAGTAGTAGACTTTTGCCAGCACGCCGTCAATATTGGCTgatccctggccgtgaccccactctccgagggtgtctcacaCACTTGTACgtgtgaaacaggacaaatataagcacccgcTATTTGACCTCTGATTGGCCTACAAATGAAATGGGGGGGTTGATAAGTTAGTTGGCAGggtcattttttttctctctctttatccattttTGTATCACAAAGCATAATGGATTTATACTCCAGTCCAGTTGATGACGGTAATGCAACGTTAATATTGGATGCCAACTGCCGTTAAACACAGCTGAGGAAGAAGAAGACCGTGCCCTTATGGGATTCCACTTCGTTATGAAGCCAGCAGCGTTGCAGGCTCAGTTGAAGTGCCTACCGGAGGGGCTAACACCTTCGATCATTTTCACTCCCTCAGCTTTGAGACACTTGGCGGAGGCATGCGTGAACACGCAAATGGAGGGCCGAGGGACGATGTTTTGGGGTTCAGACACATTTGTTGTTGGATTCATGCATGGAGATAGATATAGGACTTATCTTTGTATCTGTTTcattgggcggcagggtagcctagtggttagagcattcgactagtaaccgaaaggttgcaagttcgaatccccgagctgacacggtacaaatctgtcgttctgcccctgaacaggcagttaacccactgttcctaggccgtcattgaaaataaacatttgttcttaactgacttgcctagtaaaataaaggttaaaaaaatatatttttaaaaattaagtGTCAGTGACAGCGTTGGAATCGGGGCAATCTCAATTTTGAAGAAGTTGGTTGATCCTTCCTGATGACCTGGTTGGACATGTCTCCAACTGGGtcaccaggagggatcagccaatgtgGTTGGACGTCCCACCCAGTTGATTACATTACAGTGGTGGAAGCCCTCAGTGGCACTGCCCAAGCTAATACAGGCTTTTgaccactagaggcctctatcattctctatggatTCATGCCGCTTGTGTTCCAGTTTCTTTTTTAGGGAAAATCTCGTTGGAAAATCCTATCCACTGTGTGGTGAGTTGGCTAGCACAGTAGCAGTCTCTCTAGTCGAGACAGACAGATTGCCTCCCACAATGCTCCAATGTAGTTGCTACCCTAGGTCTGGGATTTCCAAGactagtatcagtagtagtgagTGACTATGTTTAGCCTACTGTGTAAGCGTATGCAGCGTTgtagtgtgtgactgtgtaaccTTAGTGTGTGTGGCGTAATGAGGGATGTCTTTTCACGGTGATGTTGCAGAAAACACATAAAGCAAGCAGTTTGTTGTTGTGTGAGAGCCTCAGTTCTTCAATTCTCATTctctacagtgtatgtgtgtgcgtttgtgttctGCAGATAGCCGTGGGATGTATATTTAATGCAACTCGGATCTCTGCAGTCAGTGGAGAACAGAGTGGAGAAAACATGAGCTGAGTGCGCGACCACCGCACCCCTAAGGGGAACCCACACagactcactaacacacacacacacacacacacaaattctcatataagcagacacacacacttgctcCTAGACAGGCCATCATAGAGTACCGTTTtgggaagagagcagagagaaagatgaacggatgAGAGAGATGCATCCATttaatgaaagagagaaagagcagaccATTGAAAGTGTTGGCCATAAGTGTATTTGACACAAACATTGTAACACAACACCCATTTCTCTTTAACTAAGCCTACTCAAAAGCCTGCATAACAGCTGCACATTCTCTATGCCAGGCGAATAGAAGACCTCGTCCTCTGATTGCAATGCTGGCTCATAATTCTCACATAACATTCAGACATAAATACAGGCCTTCAGTAATGAGCCATCAAGTCGGGTTTCATATGAAATATAAATAGCAGGATAATGTGGAATAATTCAGATGATTACGGAGCTGATTGCGTCCCTGATGGCTTCTAGCTTGACCGGTGGAATTGACCACTTTAACGACAGCGACATATCGACTGAATACTAATGAGTGTGGGTGTTTGTGAGAAAGAGTGGTTTGAGGGATCGACTGGATGAGGAAATCAAAACTAGCTGAGGACGAAATCCCTAATCccttatagctactgtttacaggcctcctgggccatatacagcgttcctcactgagttccctgaattcctatcggaccttgtagtcatagcagataatattctaatttttggtgattttaatattcacatggaaaagtccacagacccactccaaaagactttcggagccatcatcgactcagtgggttctgtccaacatgtctctggacctactcactgtcacagtaatactctggacctagttttgtcccatggaataaatgttgtggatcttaatgtttttcctcataatcctggactatcggaccaccattttattacgtttgcaatcgcaacaaataatctgctcagaccccaaccaaggagcatcaaaagtcgtgctataaattctcagacaacacaaagattccttgatgcccttccagagtccctctgcctacccaaggacgtctgaggacaaaaatcagttaaccacctaactgaggaactcaatttaaccttgcgcaataccctagatgcatttgcacccctaaaaactaaaaacatttgtcataagaaactagctccctggtatacagaaaatacccgagctctgaagcaagcttccagaaaattggaacggaaatggcgccacaccaaacaggaagtcttccgactagcttggaaagacagtaccgtgcagtaccgaagagccctcactgctgctcgatcatcctatttttccaacttaattgaggaaaataagaacaatccaaaatgtgtttttgatactgtcacaaagctactaaaaagcagcattccccaagtgaggatggctttcacttcagcagtaataaattcattaacttcattgaggaaaagatcatgatcattagaaagcaaattattgactcctctttaaatctgcgtattcctccaaagctcagttgtcctgagtctgtacaactccaggacctaggatcaagagagacactcaataGTTTTAGTACTACATCTCTTGATACAataatgaaaataatcatggcctctaaaccttcaagctacatactggaccctattccaaataaactactgaaagagctgcttcctgtgcttggccctcctatgttgaacataataaatgtctCTATCCacaggatgtgtaccaaactcactaaaagtggcagtaataaagcctcttgaaaaagccaaaccttgacccagaaaatataaaaacttatcagcctatatcaaatcttccattcctttcaaaatgtttagaaaaggctgttgcgcagcaactcactgccttcctgaagacaaacaatgtatacgaaatgcttcagtctggttttagaccccatccatcacagcacTGAGACttcacttgtgaaggtggtaaatgaccttttaatggcatcagaccgaggctctacatctgtcctcgtgctcctagaccttagtgctgcttttgataccatcgatcatcacattcttttggagagattggaaaccgaaattggtctacacggacaagttctggcctggtttagatcttatctgtcggaaagatatcagtttgtctctgtgaatggtttctcctctgacaaatcaactgtaaatttcggtgttcctcaaggttccgttttaggaacactattgttttcactgtatattttacctcttggggatctCATTCGAAAACATATTGTTAActtgttaactttcactgctatgcggatgacacaaagctgtacatttcaatgaaattaaatTGCCATAATTGCCCTCgttagaagcctgtgtttcagacataaggaagtggatggctgcaaactttctacttttaaactcggacaaaacagagatgcttgttttagGGATCTTCTGATGAATCTGAcaaattaatcttgatggttgtacagtcgtctcaaataaaactgtgaaggacctcggtgtcactctggaccctaatctctcttttgacgaacatatcaagactgtttcaaggacagcttttttccatctacataacattgcaaaaatcagtaactttctgtccaaaaatgatgcagaaaaatttatccatgcttttgttagtTCTAGGTTAGACCACTGCAATGCTTTACTTTCcgtctacccggataaagcactaaataaacttcagttagtcagtacggctgctagaatcctgactagaaccccaaaaaattgatcatattactccagtgctagcctccctacactgacttcctgttaaggcaaaggctgatttcaaggttgtactgctaacctacaaagcattacatgggcttgctcctacctatctttctgatttggtcctgctgtacatacccacacgtacgctacggtcacaagacgcaggcctcctaattgtccctagaatttctaaccaaacagctggaggtagggctttctcctatagagctccatttttatggaatggtctgccttcccatgtgagagacgcagacttggtctcaacctttaagtctttactgaagactcatctcttcagtgggtcatatgattgagtgtagtctggcccaggagtgtgaaggttctggagcaacgaaccgcccttgttatctctgcctggccggttcccctctctccactgggattgtctgcctctaaccctattacaggggctgagtcactggcttactggtgttctttCATTTCTCttgggtgggttgagtcactgacgtgatcttcctgtctgggttggcgccccccccccctcccttgggttgtgccatggcggagatctttgtgggctataggatgtctcaggatggtaagttggtggttgaagatatccctctagtggtgtgggggctgtgctttggcaaagtgggtggggttatatccttcctgtttggccctgtccggggggtatcatcggatggggccacagtgtctcctgagccctcctgtctcagtctccagtatttatgctgcagtagtttgtgtcggtgggctagggtcagtttgttacatctggagtacttctcctgtcttatccgttgtcctgtgtgaatttaagtatgttctctataattctctctttctgtctttctttctctctctcgtaggacctgagccctaggaccatgcctcaggactacctggtatgatgactccttgctgttcccagtccacttggccgtgctgctgctccagtttcaactgttctgcctgcggctatggaaccctgacctgttcactgtacGTGCTACCTGTCCTAGACCGGCTGTTTTCAACTGCAGGAgctgtagagatactcttaatgatcggctatgaaaagccaactgacatttactcctgaggtgctgacttgctgcaacctcgacaactactgtgattattattatttgaccatgctggtcatttatgaacatttgaacatcttggccatgttctgttataatctccacccggcacagccagaagaggactggccacccctcatagcctggttcctctctaggtttcttcctaggttttggcctttctatggagtttttcctagccaccatgcttctacacctgcatcgcttgctgtttggggttttaggctgggtttctgtacagcactttgagatatcagctgatgtacgaagggctatataaatacatacatttgatttgatttgatgttgatcTGAGATACGTAATAACAGAAGCACAAGTCCCCCATCCACAGATTTGTGTGCATTAGAATGAGTCTTCTACACAGTCAATCAAGCCTTTGGAGAAAAAGTGGACCATGGGAGACAGGTAAGTCAACAGGCACGTAGTGAGTCCCAGCGCTAGTTCCTGTTGATGGTGTTGTAACACATGAAAACTAAAAATGGTCTCCGTAGCGATAGAAACCTTCTGAGAGGAGTTGAAGATATCTACAGCAAGCTGCCATGGCCACAGGGCTACTCCATATGCAcggcacacacacagtgccacacataTTGCACACGCACACTTAGCACCCTCATTCGACAGTGCACGGCTGAGTGTGTGTGGGATGGAAAGGAGATTCCTCACTGGTTTCAGGGACAACCAtgacaatgagagagaggcagagaggaaggaaacggaGAAGGAGAGATGCATAGATCTTGTGCTGTTCAATGGCTAACACTGTTTTCCAtgttgtgtgtgtctcagtgttcaGAGGGCAAGGAGCCAGGAATTCAATGAATCAATACAACTACTAGTGCATGACCTACAGTATCACCCActgcatatttgtgtgtgtgtgtgtggtgtgagttaGCTTATGCGAGATTAACTGTTGACAGTGACctttctgacacacacaccacataaatgCTAGAATACTACAGTGTGAGTGTGAGATGGTAAGACTGCGGGTCTGTGATAATCATTGAGCTCGTCTCACTGCAGAGGcttatcccccctctcttctgcgtacacacacacgcacgtgccgCATAAGCACATCTCTCCCCTCTGATGCCTCCCCCCTCACTATccgaggagagagtgagagggtagagagggagagagagagaaagggaggcagggagggatagggaaagtggagagagtg
The Oncorhynchus gorbuscha isolate QuinsamMale2020 ecotype Even-year linkage group LG20, OgorEven_v1.0, whole genome shotgun sequence DNA segment above includes these coding regions:
- the LOC124006981 gene encoding nucleoplasmin-like — its product is MHKQEKPLSMLWGCELSESKMEETFKTDDTNYQHQLVLRTMCLGAGAKAEFNIVELLTGEPDNGKGITVATLHASGMPMVNLSGLELHPPVTFRLKSGAGPVYICGEHIALEDDFSGIESGDEEMEDEEEDIEESPVKPKKALAKSGDSAGKKKKPEAADEPVSDDENLPQKGKGRGKGRGK